The following coding sequences are from one Tolumonas lignilytica window:
- a CDS encoding phenolic acid decarboxylase, with product MSSFEKHDLSGFVGKHLVYTYDNGWNYEIYVKNAETLDYRIHSGIVGNRWVKDQHVYMVQVAKQVYKISWTEPTGTDVSLIVNLADKLFHGTIFFPRWVINDPKKTVCFQNEHIPLMESYRAAGPAYPTEVIDEFATITYVEECGANNESVIACAASELPADFPNSLKK from the coding sequence ATGAGCAGTTTTGAAAAGCACGATCTGAGTGGATTTGTCGGCAAACATCTGGTCTATACCTACGATAACGGCTGGAACTATGAGATTTATGTGAAAAACGCGGAAACCCTCGATTATCGCATTCACAGTGGCATCGTCGGCAATCGCTGGGTCAAAGATCAGCATGTGTATATGGTGCAGGTGGCAAAACAGGTCTACAAAATTTCCTGGACCGAACCGACCGGCACCGATGTCAGCCTGATCGTCAATCTGGCCGATAAACTGTTCCACGGCACTATCTTTTTCCCGCGCTGGGTGATCAATGATCCGAAGAAAACGGTCTGCTTCCAGAATGAACATATTCCGCTGATGGAATCATATCGTGCGGCCGGCCCGGCCTATCCAACCGAAGTGATTGATGAATTTGCCACGATCACCTACGTTGAAGAGTGCGGTGCAAACAACGAGTCAGTGATTGCCTGCGCCGCCAGTGAATTACCCGCTGATTTTCCGAATAGTCTAAAAAAATAA
- the bfr gene encoding bacterioferritin, whose product MQGKPIILAELNKLLAGELSAIDQYFIHSRMYQDWGYSKLYERISHESDEEKQHASWIIERILFLEGTPEMTVREPLHVGRTVPEMLQNDLELEYSVVKNLKAAIKLCEDEQDYQTREMLEKQLEDTEIDHAYWLEKQLRLIDQIGLQNYLQSQI is encoded by the coding sequence ATGCAAGGCAAACCCATTATCCTTGCCGAGTTAAACAAATTACTCGCCGGTGAGCTTTCAGCCATCGACCAATATTTTATTCATTCCAGGATGTATCAGGATTGGGGATACAGCAAATTATATGAGCGTATCAGCCATGAATCTGATGAGGAAAAACAGCACGCCTCCTGGATCATTGAACGGATTCTGTTTCTGGAAGGCACACCGGAAATGACCGTACGCGAACCGCTGCATGTCGGCAGAACCGTGCCGGAAATGCTGCAAAACGATCTGGAGCTGGAATACAGCGTGGTTAAAAACCTGAAAGCCGCCATAAAACTGTGTGAAGATGAACAGGATTATCAGACCCGTGAAATGCTGGAAAAACAGCTGGAAGACACGGAAATTGATCATGCGTACTGGCTGGAAAAACAGTTACGTCTCATCGATCAGATTGGTCTGCAAAATTATCTGCAATCCCAAATTTAA
- the bfr gene encoding bacterioferritin: protein MQGEKVVIAMLNKVLTWELTSINQYFLHARLFRHFGFNALNEHDYKKSIKDMKQADALIERILFLDGLPNLQNLEYLRIGEHAEEMLQCNLSLQQDQLVLLREAIVVAEQASDFVSRDLLEEILEYEEEYLDWLETQQNLIATTGIQNYLQSQM from the coding sequence ATGCAAGGTGAGAAAGTTGTCATTGCTATGCTCAATAAGGTTCTGACGTGGGAATTGACGTCAATCAATCAGTATTTCCTGCATGCCCGCCTGTTCCGCCACTTTGGTTTCAATGCCTTAAATGAGCATGACTACAAAAAATCGATTAAGGATATGAAACAAGCTGACGCGCTGATTGAGCGGATCTTGTTTCTCGACGGTTTGCCTAATCTGCAGAATCTCGAATATTTGCGCATCGGTGAACATGCGGAAGAGATGCTGCAGTGTAATTTATCGCTGCAGCAGGATCAGCTCGTCTTATTACGTGAAGCCATTGTGGTCGCGGAACAGGCGTCGGATTTTGTCAGTCGTGATTTGCTGGAAGAGATCCTGGAATATGAGGAGGAATATCTCGACTGGCTGGAAACACAGCAAAATCTGATTGCCACGACCGGCATTCAGAACTATTTACAAAGTCAGATGTAA
- a CDS encoding LysR family transcriptional regulator has protein sequence MLPKSTLEQWIVLKTVVEQGGFAQAATQLNRSQSSVSYALQQLQERLGLSLLKIQGRKAELTAAGEILLAQVTPIITTYFELEMQAQSLRQGIKPTIHLVVDTVFPKDYLFQALQQFQQQYPKTQVHVTEIVRSESAQKLAQADADLYLIYIPEPEKQPGSLLLHLDFIAVARADHPLHQQNTLLTQAQLAAYPLIAIADQQTQRQEKRKITAYSEWILTTVPAAVEAIRHGVGYGWLPLNQIQPYLESGELKPLPVEQQIRSTPIYLLVSEELLFDPTVSTLAELVKQCCGLRNAE, from the coding sequence ATGCTGCCAAAATCGACATTGGAACAGTGGATCGTGCTGAAAACCGTGGTGGAACAGGGTGGCTTCGCGCAGGCGGCGACACAGCTCAACCGCAGCCAGTCCTCGGTCAGTTACGCCCTGCAACAGTTGCAGGAACGGCTCGGACTATCCCTGCTGAAAATTCAGGGCCGGAAAGCCGAACTGACTGCGGCCGGTGAAATTCTGCTGGCCCAGGTCACCCCGATCATTACCACCTATTTTGAGCTGGAGATGCAGGCTCAGAGTCTGCGACAGGGCATCAAACCCACCATTCATCTGGTGGTGGATACCGTATTTCCGAAAGATTATCTGTTTCAGGCTTTGCAGCAGTTCCAGCAGCAATATCCCAAGACCCAGGTGCATGTAACGGAGATAGTGCGCTCGGAAAGTGCCCAAAAGCTGGCGCAGGCGGATGCCGATCTCTACCTGATCTATATACCGGAACCGGAAAAACAGCCGGGTTCGCTGTTGCTGCATCTCGACTTTATTGCCGTCGCCCGCGCCGATCACCCGCTGCACCAGCAAAATACTCTGCTAACCCAGGCACAACTGGCTGCCTATCCGCTGATTGCGATCGCCGATCAGCAAACACAGCGGCAGGAAAAACGTAAAATTACGGCCTATTCCGAATGGATACTGACCACCGTTCCGGCAGCCGTCGAGGCGATCCGTCATGGGGTTGGTTATGGCTGGTTACCGTTGAATCAGATCCAGCCCTATCTGGAAAGTGGCGAACTCAAACCGCTGCCGGTGGAACAGCAGATCCGCTCCACACCGATCTATCTGCTGGTCAGCGAAGAACTGTTGTTTGACCCCACCGTTTCTACGCTGGCAGAGCTGGTGAAACAGTGTTGCGGTCTGCGAAATGCTGAATGA
- a CDS encoding glycoside hydrolase family 1 protein gives MQHQKLKPFPGNFFWGASTSAYQVEGAWDKDGKGPSVIDMAPVVPGTTDFKVTSDHYHHYKEDVKLFAELGLKAYRFSIAWTRIFPHGTGAINPLGVAFYNNLINELKAHNIEPIITIYHFDLPYALQQKGGWSNRATVDAFAFYCETLFELYGDRVKYWLTINEQNMMILHGDAIGTKSVSGDNPLKDLYQQNHHMLLAQAKAMKTCHELLPHAKIGPAPNISAIYPASSKPEDMLAASNCSSIRNWLYLDMVVYGRYNNIAWSFLEERGATPDIQEGDMEIMASAKPDFIAFNYYSTQTVAASSGDASDVGSTGDQQIVVGEVGVYKGASNPNLKKNDFGWEIDPIGFRNTLRDIYERYALPLIVTENGLGAFDKVEADGSIDDGYRINYLQQHIEQIQLAISDGVDVFGYCPWSAIDLVSTHQGCSKRYGFIHVNRDEFDLKDMKRSKKKSFFWYQNLIAHNGA, from the coding sequence ATGCAGCATCAGAAACTTAAACCCTTTCCCGGCAATTTTTTCTGGGGAGCATCAACCTCGGCCTATCAGGTGGAAGGGGCCTGGGATAAAGACGGTAAAGGCCCGTCAGTCATTGATATGGCCCCGGTGGTTCCCGGTACCACCGATTTTAAGGTGACCAGTGATCACTACCATCATTACAAAGAGGACGTGAAACTGTTCGCCGAGCTGGGGTTGAAGGCGTACCGTTTTTCGATTGCCTGGACGCGCATCTTCCCGCACGGCACCGGTGCGATTAACCCGCTGGGCGTGGCGTTTTACAACAACCTGATCAATGAGCTAAAGGCGCATAACATCGAGCCGATTATCACCATCTACCACTTTGACTTGCCGTATGCGTTGCAACAGAAAGGCGGCTGGTCCAACCGGGCGACCGTCGATGCGTTTGCGTTTTACTGTGAAACCCTGTTTGAATTGTATGGTGATCGGGTCAAATACTGGCTGACCATCAACGAGCAGAACATGATGATCCTGCATGGTGATGCCATCGGAACGAAGAGCGTCTCTGGTGACAATCCACTGAAGGATTTGTATCAGCAAAACCATCACATGCTGCTGGCGCAGGCGAAAGCGATGAAAACCTGCCATGAGCTGCTGCCACATGCCAAGATTGGTCCGGCGCCGAATATTTCGGCCATTTATCCGGCCAGTTCCAAGCCGGAAGATATGCTGGCGGCCAGCAACTGTTCTTCCATCCGCAACTGGCTCTATCTGGATATGGTGGTCTATGGCCGTTACAACAATATCGCTTGGAGTTTCCTGGAAGAGCGCGGAGCGACCCCGGATATTCAGGAAGGGGATATGGAGATCATGGCCAGTGCGAAGCCGGATTTCATCGCCTTTAACTACTATTCCACACAGACCGTGGCTGCCAGCAGCGGCGACGCCAGCGATGTTGGTTCGACCGGTGACCAGCAGATCGTGGTGGGGGAAGTGGGTGTTTATAAAGGCGCTTCCAATCCGAACCTGAAGAAAAACGATTTTGGCTGGGAGATCGACCCCATCGGCTTCCGCAATACGCTGCGAGACATCTATGAACGCTATGCGTTGCCGCTGATTGTCACCGAAAACGGGCTGGGCGCTTTCGATAAGGTGGAGGCGGATGGTTCAATCGATGATGGTTACCGCATCAACTATCTGCAGCAGCACATTGAACAAATCCAGCTGGCGATCAGCGACGGTGTCGATGTGTTTGGCTATTGCCCGTGGTCGGCCATCGATCTGGTCAGCACCCATCAGGGCTGCAGCAAGCGTTACGGTTTCATTCACGTCAACCGCGATGAGTTTGATCTGAAAGACATGAAACGTTCCAAGAAGAAAAGTTTCTTCTGGTATCAGAACCTGATTGCCCATAACGGAGCCTGA
- a CDS encoding cysteine hydrolase family protein gives MNKSALLIIDVQNDYFPGGKMALHQPELALEKITELLQYYRQQQWPVIHIQHEMHDRPNRPAAFFLPQTEGQQLHPAVLPAENETLLIKHFPSSFAGTGLLDVLRQQQVEQLIICGMMTHMCVDTTTRAAFDLGFDVQVAIDATATKALAFGGDTVSADQVKNTVAAALHGTFAQVQTTDAILQQLSRP, from the coding sequence ATGAACAAGAGTGCGCTGTTAATCATCGATGTACAAAACGACTATTTCCCCGGCGGAAAAATGGCTCTGCATCAGCCGGAACTGGCTTTAGAAAAAATCACAGAATTATTGCAGTATTATCGTCAGCAGCAGTGGCCGGTGATCCATATTCAGCATGAGATGCACGATCGGCCGAACCGTCCAGCCGCGTTTTTCCTGCCACAGACGGAAGGACAACAACTGCATCCGGCCGTGTTACCCGCAGAAAATGAAACTCTGCTGATTAAGCATTTCCCCAGCTCCTTTGCCGGAACCGGATTATTAGACGTGTTGCGGCAACAGCAGGTGGAGCAGTTGATTATTTGTGGCATGATGACGCATATGTGTGTCGACACCACGACCCGAGCCGCGTTTGATTTAGGCTTTGACGTGCAGGTCGCTATCGACGCGACCGCCACCAAAGCGCTGGCCTTTGGCGGTGACACGGTGTCGGCCGATCAGGTGAAAAACACTGTCGCCGCCGCCCTGCATGGCACCTTTGCGCAGGTGCAAACTACCGACGCGATCCTGCAACAGTTGTCTCGCCCATAA
- a CDS encoding type 1 glutamine amidotransferase, which translates to MRVYVLQHVPFEELGNIQPWLEQQQAEISYCRLYFNDPLPEPADVDLLIVLGGPMSANDEAHYPWLRAEKAFLAAVIAAEKPVVGICLGAQLIASSQGARIYSNYAKEIGWFDIESVPAEGDVLPLPPRMNVFHWHGETFELPAQAILLASSEACNNQIFQLGKRVIGLQCHLETTEANARSMIMHCADELIGGRFIQDADAILSASPRHYQQLAQWMTQVLEYVVRA; encoded by the coding sequence ATGCGTGTGTATGTGTTACAACATGTCCCTTTTGAAGAGCTGGGTAATATCCAACCCTGGTTAGAGCAACAGCAGGCTGAGATCAGCTATTGTCGTCTGTATTTCAATGACCCGTTACCCGAGCCGGCTGACGTCGACTTGCTGATTGTGCTGGGTGGGCCGATGAGTGCCAATGATGAAGCGCATTATCCCTGGCTGCGGGCTGAAAAAGCCTTTCTGGCGGCAGTTATTGCTGCGGAAAAGCCGGTGGTGGGGATTTGTCTCGGTGCACAACTGATTGCCAGTTCGCAGGGGGCGCGCATTTATTCCAACTATGCCAAAGAGATTGGCTGGTTTGATATCGAAAGCGTACCTGCTGAAGGTGACGTCTTACCCTTACCGCCACGTATGAATGTCTTTCACTGGCATGGTGAAACGTTTGAATTACCGGCGCAAGCCATCTTGCTGGCGAGCAGTGAAGCCTGTAACAACCAGATCTTCCAGTTAGGCAAACGGGTCATTGGCTTGCAATGTCACCTCGAAACCACGGAAGCCAATGCCCGCAGCATGATAATGCATTGCGCCGATGAATTGATCGGAGGCCGCTTCATTCAGGATGCCGATGCGATCTTGTCGGCATCGCCGCGACACTATCAGCAGTTAGCACAGTGGATGACACAGGTGCTGGAGTATGTTGTCAGAGCGTAG
- a CDS encoding MFS transporter: MLYAGPLNPPVIRQLLRINISLIVSVEFIQNAMLSFASAYLCGGLGMTRHMFSLSTAVYAGTAIIMIAQHHWLVSQLGYRRFIRYALLFFAVGALLCANAHTPGAYLIGRFIQAIGGSAFFTAARVHVQFFPPTPTGRGLAIRYMAYSLVGCSASAAFIAAMLLEHFSWRALFLLQFPQLLLIWWLSGKTVSNVRKQRRTGRLHPGNMLMLVSGVFILQWIIENMPYDLSEFRQWLLLVPPAGIALAWFIWREYQRHHSLLPFRHLFTSRYLMGLFYYGICYLALSSVNYLLPIFLQQGMGFPVLNCGIVLSGAGLSALLFTWLHLRMAAQYPHQKHFLFFAFSCLALFGWLCSRFTPQTPLFAMLLPLVILSGFTAIGQGTAALNTFRETDIRIFSQAYQTKNMLRELMNSTGVTLTNVVLQHREALHYTRLAEQLTPQTSAASSLSLSQLVSLTQQQVTVLASQDLFMLVGVASVLLLLFSVWQRRII, encoded by the coding sequence ATGTTGTACGCAGGTCCGTTAAATCCGCCCGTTATTCGTCAGTTACTCCGAATCAATATCAGCCTTATCGTGAGTGTGGAATTCATCCAGAACGCCATGCTGTCGTTTGCCTCCGCCTATCTGTGCGGCGGGTTGGGCATGACCCGGCATATGTTCAGCCTGAGCACCGCCGTTTATGCCGGCACCGCCATCATCATGATTGCCCAGCATCACTGGCTGGTCTCGCAGCTGGGTTACCGGCGTTTCATCCGTTATGCCCTGCTGTTTTTCGCCGTTGGCGCCCTGCTCTGTGCCAACGCGCATACCCCCGGTGCCTATCTCATCGGTCGTTTTATTCAGGCGATCGGCGGCTCGGCCTTCTTCACCGCGGCCCGGGTGCACGTGCAGTTTTTCCCGCCGACTCCGACCGGACGCGGTCTGGCGATCCGCTATATGGCGTACAGTCTCGTCGGTTGCAGTGCCTCAGCCGCGTTCATCGCGGCGATGCTGCTGGAGCATTTCAGTTGGCGGGCGCTGTTTCTGCTGCAATTTCCGCAACTGCTGCTGATTTGGTGGCTCAGCGGTAAGACCGTCAGCAATGTGCGCAAACAACGGCGTACCGGCCGCCTGCACCCCGGCAATATGCTGATGCTGGTCAGTGGCGTGTTTATCCTGCAATGGATCATCGAAAACATGCCCTATGACTTAAGCGAGTTTCGCCAATGGTTGCTGCTGGTGCCACCCGCTGGCATCGCGCTGGCCTGGTTTATCTGGCGCGAATATCAGCGTCATCATTCGTTGCTGCCGTTTCGCCATCTGTTTACCAGCCGCTATCTGATGGGGCTGTTTTATTACGGCATCTGCTATCTGGCACTCTCGTCGGTGAACTATCTGCTGCCGATCTTTCTGCAACAAGGCATGGGGTTCCCGGTACTCAATTGTGGCATCGTATTAAGCGGTGCGGGTCTCAGCGCCTTATTATTCACCTGGCTGCACCTGCGAATGGCAGCGCAGTACCCGCACCAGAAACATTTCCTGTTCTTTGCTTTCAGTTGTCTGGCGCTGTTCGGCTGGCTGTGTAGTCGTTTTACCCCACAGACCCCGCTCTTCGCCATGCTGCTGCCACTGGTGATCCTCTCCGGCTTCACGGCGATCGGTCAGGGGACGGCGGCCCTGAACACATTCCGTGAAACCGACATCCGGATCTTTTCGCAGGCTTATCAGACGAAAAACATGCTGCGCGAACTGATGAATTCCACCGGTGTCACGTTGACCAACGTCGTGTTGCAGCATCGGGAAGCGTTGCACTATACCCGGCTCGCGGAACAGCTCACGCCACAAACCAGTGCGGCCAGTTCTCTGTCGCTGTCCCAACTGGTCTCGCTGACACAACAGCAGGTCACCGTGCTGGCCAGTCAGGATCTGTTCATGCTGGTGGGTGTTGCCAGTGTGCTGCTGCTGTTATTCAGCGTATGGCAACGGCGGATTATCTGA
- a CDS encoding tannase/feruloyl esterase family alpha/beta hydrolase, protein MNSHSAQWLRLLCLTGGVLGASQGMAAQWSPSAGTCQQMTQHALPGVKITQAERVKAGKVQLDKSTTLTGASGDGLQLPAHCLVRGMIGAHTGPDGKEYGIRFELRMPDNWQGRFMFQGGGGLDGFLGQAIGSVPSHGSTATPSLVRGYAVVSMDGGHEGRDASFAVDQQARLDYAYAAIGKVTQQAKYLVDSYYAAPIRYSYFMGCSNGGREAMLAAQRYPTEFNGVVVGNPGFHLSWAAIGEAWDTQKLLAVAPKDAQGRPVLSQALTQSDLTLVSQAVLNACDDKDGLKDGIINNYPACHFDPVVLQCQSDQTANCLSAEKIKALKLVFGGAKDSAGNALYSGWPYDSGVNAPGWRMWKLGSSTDATKPNALNIILGTDSLFHYYMTPAQSVADMTKFDFDRDPAKTNEMGALNDAIATEMSTYVARGGKMVIFQGLSDPVFSASDIQKWYETTTANTSKGDINQQRDWSRLFMVPGMNHCGDGPALDNFDPLTAIQAWVEINKAPASLPATGKAFPGKHQPICAYPQTAHYTGGDVNKLSSYRCL, encoded by the coding sequence ATGAACTCACATTCAGCACAATGGCTGCGTTTACTTTGCCTGACGGGAGGCGTACTAGGTGCCTCACAGGGGATGGCGGCACAGTGGTCACCAAGTGCAGGGACGTGTCAGCAAATGACGCAGCACGCCTTGCCGGGCGTGAAAATCACACAGGCGGAACGGGTGAAAGCCGGGAAGGTGCAACTGGATAAAAGCACTACCCTCACCGGTGCCAGTGGTGATGGTCTTCAGTTGCCGGCGCATTGTCTGGTGCGCGGTATGATTGGCGCACATACCGGACCCGATGGTAAAGAGTACGGCATTCGCTTTGAATTACGGATGCCGGATAACTGGCAGGGCCGCTTCATGTTTCAGGGTGGCGGTGGCTTAGACGGTTTCCTCGGGCAGGCCATTGGCAGTGTGCCCAGCCATGGTTCGACCGCCACGCCGTCGCTGGTACGCGGTTATGCGGTAGTCTCGATGGATGGCGGGCATGAAGGTCGTGATGCTTCGTTTGCCGTCGATCAGCAGGCTCGGCTCGATTATGCCTATGCCGCGATCGGCAAGGTCACCCAGCAGGCAAAATATCTGGTCGACAGTTATTACGCCGCGCCGATCCGCTATTCCTATTTCATGGGCTGTTCCAACGGTGGCCGCGAAGCCATGCTGGCGGCCCAACGCTACCCGACCGAGTTTAACGGGGTTGTAGTCGGGAACCCCGGATTTCACTTAAGCTGGGCGGCGATTGGCGAAGCGTGGGATACCCAGAAATTACTGGCGGTGGCACCGAAAGATGCGCAAGGACGTCCGGTTTTATCGCAGGCGCTGACGCAGTCTGATTTGACGCTGGTGAGTCAGGCGGTGCTGAACGCCTGTGATGACAAAGATGGCCTGAAAGACGGCATCATCAATAACTATCCAGCCTGCCATTTTGATCCGGTGGTGTTGCAGTGTCAGTCCGATCAGACGGCGAACTGCTTATCGGCCGAGAAAATTAAGGCGCTGAAATTGGTTTTCGGCGGAGCGAAAGACAGTGCAGGCAATGCGCTTTACAGTGGCTGGCCGTATGACTCTGGTGTGAACGCACCGGGTTGGCGGATGTGGAAACTCGGCTCTTCCACCGATGCGACAAAACCCAACGCGCTGAATATCATTCTGGGGACCGATTCGCTGTTCCATTACTACATGACGCCGGCACAATCGGTGGCAGACATGACGAAATTCGATTTTGACCGTGATCCGGCAAAAACGAATGAAATGGGCGCCCTGAATGATGCGATCGCCACTGAAATGAGCACCTATGTCGCCCGTGGCGGCAAGATGGTGATTTTCCAGGGGCTGTCTGACCCGGTTTTCTCGGCCAGCGACATTCAAAAATGGTATGAGACCACGACTGCAAATACCTCGAAAGGGGATATCAACCAACAGCGTGACTGGTCGCGTCTGTTTATGGTGCCGGGGATGAACCACTGTGGCGATGGTCCGGCACTGGATAACTTTGATCCGCTGACCGCGATCCAGGCCTGGGTGGAAATCAACAAGGCACCGGCATCGTTACCGGCCACGGGGAAAGCCTTTCCCGGCAAACATCAGCCGATTTGTGCTTATCCGCAAACCGCACATTACACCGGTGGCGATGTGAATAAACTCAGCTCTTACCGCTGTCTGTAA
- a CDS encoding carboxylesterase/lipase family protein, with amino-acid sequence MKKLLGWVILLSCSTSTEALPLITTASGQLQGVMVSHDVVAYKGIPYAAPPVGQLRWRAPQPVTPWSGIRQATQFGHDCMQYPTPKDQALPKTHLSEDCLNLNIWMPAQTTPQKRPVMVWIYGGGFVDGNTSADIYDGTAFAKRGVILVSINYRVGRFGFFAHPALSQENADGLLGNYGYMDQIAALKWVQRNISAFGGDPDNVTLFGESAGGYAIHVLMTSPLAKGLFHKAIIESGGGRVEADSNIRLQKPSDNGYPSAEEAGLRFARRHHITGQDRHALAALRALSADDVMDQLNMETDENSEEGRTFAGPMIDGKLVTTYPTDIYEAGAGIDIPLIVGATGNDIGAAPEISTMSQALDMLGHAHSEQVRQLYNPDDLYIFPAVSDLIASDQMMIEPARFIARTAAAQGQPVYEFRFSYVASSLWATVPGAMHASEVAYVFNTLPSVLLDKVSQPDRAMAEQIQQYWVNFARTGDPNSPSLPHWPRYDPQKDDILIFSPKGVTETRAQPDPWRQRLDLIEQTAPQY; translated from the coding sequence ATGAAGAAGCTTCTGGGCTGGGTCATACTACTTTCCTGCAGCACCTCAACCGAGGCCTTGCCGCTCATCACCACGGCTAGTGGCCAACTGCAAGGCGTCATGGTCAGCCATGATGTGGTCGCTTATAAGGGCATTCCTTATGCGGCACCACCTGTGGGCCAACTCCGCTGGCGGGCCCCCCAGCCGGTCACCCCTTGGTCGGGTATTCGTCAGGCAACCCAGTTTGGGCATGATTGTATGCAATATCCAACGCCGAAAGATCAGGCATTACCGAAGACTCACCTGTCTGAAGATTGCCTCAATCTGAATATTTGGATGCCTGCACAAACCACCCCACAGAAACGACCGGTGATGGTCTGGATTTACGGGGGTGGTTTTGTCGATGGCAATACGTCGGCCGATATCTACGACGGCACCGCATTTGCCAAACGCGGCGTCATTCTGGTCAGCATCAACTATCGGGTCGGCCGCTTCGGATTCTTCGCCCATCCAGCACTCAGCCAAGAAAATGCAGACGGCTTATTGGGTAATTATGGCTATATGGATCAGATTGCGGCCTTAAAGTGGGTTCAGAGAAATATTTCTGCCTTTGGCGGCGATCCGGATAACGTCACCCTGTTCGGTGAATCTGCCGGCGGTTATGCCATACACGTGCTGATGACCTCCCCTTTAGCAAAAGGGCTGTTTCATAAAGCCATTATTGAATCAGGCGGGGGGCGCGTAGAGGCAGACAGCAATATCCGGTTACAAAAGCCGAGCGACAATGGCTATCCCTCCGCAGAAGAAGCAGGATTGCGATTTGCAAGACGACATCATATTACCGGGCAGGATCGCCATGCCCTGGCCGCATTAAGAGCCTTGTCGGCCGACGATGTCATGGATCAGTTGAATATGGAAACGGATGAAAATAGCGAGGAAGGGCGAACTTTTGCCGGCCCGATGATTGATGGAAAACTGGTGACGACCTATCCCACTGATATCTATGAAGCCGGAGCCGGTATCGACATTCCGCTTATCGTCGGGGCGACCGGTAATGATATTGGTGCTGCCCCTGAAATCAGCACCATGTCACAGGCATTGGATATGCTGGGACACGCGCACAGCGAGCAGGTCAGACAGCTCTACAACCCGGATGACCTCTATATTTTCCCTGCAGTTAGCGACTTAATCGCCAGCGATCAGATGATGATTGAGCCCGCCAGATTCATTGCCAGAACAGCCGCAGCACAGGGGCAACCGGTATATGAATTTCGTTTTTCCTATGTTGCCAGCAGCCTGTGGGCCACCGTGCCGGGTGCCATGCATGCCAGTGAAGTGGCCTATGTGTTTAATACCTTACCTTCGGTGTTACTCGATAAGGTCAGCCAACCCGATCGGGCGATGGCAGAGCAGATACAACAATATTGGGTGAACTTTGCCCGCACAGGAGATCCGAACTCGCCCTCGTTACCGCATTGGCCCCGTTATGATCCGCAGAAAGATGACATCCTAATATTTTCGCCGAAGGGAGTAACCGAAACGCGTGCGCAACCCGATCCGTGGCGCCAGCGACTCGATCTGATTGAACAAACTGCGCCGCAATACTGA
- a CDS encoding LysR family transcriptional regulator, which produces MNGSRSDTFFQQFRHWDLNLLVVLEALFTEQGNVTRAAQRVGLSQSAMSHALNRLREMLGDPLFVKQGQRMQATARTVALAPQVSAWLEQIRQQLNPPQFDPATIRQEVNIAIHEHLERLILPSLLGVLRRQAPGIHLHSRPVPMALLTEAFAQGRVEMAIIGGDWELSEAFRQQLLTESRFVYIYHAEQLTLNEPVSLAELATVPQLASNYSHKTATIIDNHFTAHGLSRPIMATAGGITAIPAILRECPMLAILPEIMVVDHPLFDGLVMRPFEPEQVRAELYLIWHRLHEHDPVQQFIRERIIQHFADRNTVSPALPA; this is translated from the coding sequence ATGAATGGTTCTCGTTCTGATACCTTTTTCCAGCAGTTCCGCCACTGGGATCTGAATCTGCTGGTGGTGCTGGAGGCTTTGTTTACCGAACAGGGGAATGTCACCCGGGCCGCGCAACGGGTGGGTTTAAGCCAATCGGCGATGAGTCATGCCCTGAACCGTTTGCGGGAGATGCTCGGTGACCCGTTGTTTGTCAAACAGGGGCAACGCATGCAGGCAACGGCGCGTACCGTTGCACTAGCACCCCAGGTTTCAGCCTGGTTGGAACAGATCCGCCAGCAGCTCAACCCGCCGCAGTTTGATCCGGCGACCATCCGGCAGGAGGTCAACATCGCGATCCATGAACATCTGGAACGCCTGATTCTGCCCTCGTTGCTGGGCGTACTGCGCCGACAGGCACCCGGTATTCATCTGCACTCCCGGCCGGTGCCGATGGCGCTGCTGACGGAGGCGTTTGCCCAGGGGCGGGTGGAGATGGCCATCATCGGCGGTGACTGGGAACTCAGTGAGGCGTTCCGGCAACAGTTGCTGACCGAAAGCCGGTTCGTCTATATCTATCATGCCGAACAGCTCACACTGAACGAGCCGGTGTCACTGGCCGAACTGGCGACCGTGCCGCAGCTGGCATCAAACTATTCCCATAAAACGGCCACCATTATCGACAACCACTTCACGGCTCACGGGCTCTCCCGGCCGATCATGGCCACCGCCGGAGGGATCACCGCAATACCGGCCATCCTGCGTGAATGCCCGATGCTGGCTATCCTGCCGGAAATCATGGTTGTCGATCATCCGTTGTTTGACGGGTTGGTGATGCGGCCATTTGAACCGGAACAGGTGCGGGCAGAGCTTTATCTGATCTGGCACCGGCTGCATGAGCATGATCCGGTACAGCAGTTTATCCGTGAGCGGATCATTCAGCATTTCGCAGACCGCAACACTGTTTCACCAGCTCTGCCAGCGTAG